The nucleotide sequence AGGCCGACACGGTCCGCCTGGAGGCCCTCGGCCAGGACGTCGCGGACGACCTGGGCATCCGAGAGGAGCTGACCGTCCGGGCCGGGGTGGACGTCGCCGAAGGTGTTGAGTCCGAGTTGCATGGCATCTCCTGTGATCGCGGGACGACCCCGAATCATAGTTGATACATCACGTAGCTGCGAGGGTCAGTCGGCTCGATGCCTGGGCCGGAGTCCCCGCAGATGCACCAGGAACCCGGTGACCATGGAGCACGAGCGAAGCAGCTCGCCGATCAGCATCCACCAGGCCATGCCCACCGCAGTGTCGGTCCCCACCAGCCAGGCCCCGCCCACCACCAGGACCAGCTGAGCCCCGCTGATGACCATGAAGAGCCGCTCGCGCCCGCCGAACATGAGCACGTTGCTCGTGGCCGAGGTCAGGGCGTTGATCAGCGTGGCCACCACCAGGATGACGGAAGCGCCCCACGTGCCCTGGTACTCCGGGCCGAGCAGATCGACGATCCGCTGCTCGCCCAGCACCAGCAGGAAGCCGAGCAGCAGCGTGGGAAGCACTGCCGAGACCGCGGCCGCCTCCAGCACGAGAGCGACCAGTCTGCCGCGCCGGGTCACGGACATCGCGATCCGCGGCATGAAGACGGTGGCCACGGCGGTGGTGCCCATGGCCCCTGCGGACTGGATGCGCTGGGCCACCTCGTAGGTGCCGGTGGCCGCCAGGGAGCGCGCGCCCAGCAGGAACATCAGCCCGCGCACGCTCAGCGCGGTCAGCGCGGACCCCGCCGCCAGGATCAGCGACTGACCCCACGGCACCGGCGGGACCGTCACGCTCGGCGGCGGCGGCCCTGCCGAGGGCGACAGCCGCCAGAAGGCGATGCTGATGATCACGAAGGCGGCCACCTGCCCCGGGATCAGCAGCTGCGGGGCGAGCAGCGCGGAGGCGATCGCGATCAGCAGCGCGAGCCCCGGCAGGGCCACGGACTCCAGGAACTGCCCCGCAAGCGGCGCCTGCCGCGCCACCCGCTGGACCATGAACAGGCGCCCCAGGGCCGAGGAGACGGCTACGCCGTAGAGGACGAGCACGAGCCCGCCGGTCCCCGCGGTGAGCTGGACGATCAGGGACGCCGCCAGGGCGAGGACGGTGAGCACCGCCCAGATGCGCAGC is from Kocuria palustris and encodes:
- a CDS encoding lipopolysaccharide biosynthesis protein encodes the protein MAAERRRAAALQSVLVMSIRIGGAALQMLLVAVVALRFPVEMVGLNGIMWAVALVARAAGTFGLDTSGMRSQSPLWAEGRHDEARAIARRDARALLRIWAVLTVLALAASLIVQLTAGTGGLVLVLYGVAVSSALGRLFMVQRVARQAPLAGQFLESVALPGLALLIAIASALLAPQLLIPGQVAAFVIISIAFWRLSPSAGPPPPSVTVPPVPWGQSLILAAGSALTALSVRGLMFLLGARSLAATGTYEVAQRIQSAGAMGTTAVATVFMPRIAMSVTRRGRLVALVLEAAAVSAVLPTLLLGFLLVLGEQRIVDLLGPEYQGTWGASVILVVATLINALTSATSNVLMFGGRERLFMVISGAQLVLVVGGAWLVGTDTAVGMAWWMLIGELLRSCSMVTGFLVHLRGLRPRHRAD